In Gadus macrocephalus chromosome 4, ASM3116895v1, the following proteins share a genomic window:
- the ccdc107 gene encoding coiled-coil domain-containing protein 107 yields the protein MVWSSSQQVVIAFTVVLFSVVVLPRMLGVGSGPAGTETRGFDPRYHRKARPSGGVRGQAGAQTTENLQQMKVMMEQEMKSDKYKGSSNKGYVFTLMPLYAIGVGVFAAYKFLKMKAADQSQTDQDKVEKGARKSAEAEKQLNELEQRLAQTEKMLNSILGQLDPLTNCVKSVAQEQKNEIMSQLQTIRSLMKKRGMECPASGSPEGTSQGNLDKLIESLAAREATPSEEATPSEGATPSEEATPFEEATPTGEELIGQGQAEDFLGAEPELQEKEEQNRRGRVEEEEKGEEEERGEEEEEEEAPTTLQVPLERGVGNVFEELPVCEELSASVRRRHPRPQ from the exons ATGGTGTGGTCTTCGTCGCAGCAGGTGGTAATCGCCTTCACGGTGGTGCTCTTCTCGGTTGTCGTCCTGCCGAGGATGCTGGGGGTCGGGTCGGGCCCCGCGGGGACGGAGACCCGGGGCTTCGACCCCCGGTATCACAGAAAAG CCAGGCCAagcgggggggtcaggggtcaggctgGCGCCCAGACCACGGAGAACCTGCAGCAGATGAAGGTGATGATGGAGCAGGAGATGAAGAGCGACAAGTACAAAGGCAGCAGCAACAAGGGCTACGTCTTCACCCTGATGCCACTGTACGCCATAGGTGTAGGCGTGTTCGCCGCCTACAAGTTCCTCAAG ATGAAAGCGGCGGACCAGTCCCAGACCGACCAGGACAAGGTGGAGAAGGGAGCCCGCAAGTCAGCggaggcag AGAAGCAGCTGAACGAGCTGGAGCAGCGACTGGCCCAAACAGAGAAGATGCTGAACTCCATCCTGGGACAGCTGGACCCCCTGACCAACTG tgttaaGTCGGTGGCTCAAGAGCAGAAGAATGAGATCATGTCTCAGCTGCAGACGATCCGCTCCCTGATGAAGAAGAGGGGCATGGAGTGTCCGGCCAGCGGCTCCCCAG AGGGGACCAGTCAGGGCAACCTTGACAAGCTCATCGAGTCGCTGGCAGCTCGTGAGGCCACGCCCTCAGAAGAGGCCACCCCCTCTGAAGGGGCCACGCCCTCAGAAGAGGCCACACCCTTTGAAGAGGCCACGCCCACAGGCGAAGAGCTGATTGGCCAAGGGCAGGCCGAAGACTTTTTGGGGGCGGAGCCGGAGCTTCAGGAAAAGGAGGAGCAGAACAGAAGAGGacgagtagaggaggaggagaaaggagaggaggaggagagaggagaggaggaggaagaggaggaggctccAACCACTCTCCAGGTTCCTCTGGAGAGGGGTGTGGGGAACGTCTTTGAGGAACTTCCTGTCTGTGAGgaactctctgcctctgtccgGCGCCGGCACCCCCGGCCACAATAG
- the krr1 gene encoding KRR1 small subunit processome component homolog, whose protein sequence is MASSTKGSSVRETPKETRFKKTAEPVADAELLTVPEGWKEPGFTKDDNPRGLLEESSFATLFPKYREAYLKECWPLVEKALGETHIKGTLDLIEGSVTVSTTKKTFDPYAIVRARDLIKLLARSVPFEQAVRILQDDVACDIIKVGTVVRNRERFVKRRQRLIGPKGSTLKALELLTNCYVMVQGNTVSALGPFSGLKEVRKVVMDTMKNIHPIYNIKALMIKQELSRDAELKNQSWERFLPRFRQKNVSKRREPQKKSKKKEYTPFPPQPPESKVDRELASGEFFLQETEKKRMKLQEVKAKQAEQVSKRQEERKKAFVPPKEKVFVQKSLPKEEKLDIEALKVKVKKAKTKKLGAPPIPAPPAPLDKKKKKKKRGEL, encoded by the exons ATGGCGTCCTCCACGAAAGGCAGCAGCGTGAGGGAAACGCCGAAAGAAACGAGGTTTAAAAAGACTGCAGAACCAG TGGCCGATGCGGAGCTGCTGACGGTCCCGGAGGGATGGAAGGAGCCCGGCTTCACGAAGGACGACAACCCGCGCGGGCTGCTGGAGGAGAGCAGCTTCGCCACGCTCTTCCCCAAGTATCGCGAGGCTTACCTGAAGGAGTGCTGGCCGCTGGTGGAGAAGGCGCTGGGGGAGACG CATATCAAAGGCACACTGGACCTGATTGAGGGTAGTGTGACGGTCAGCACCACCAAGAAGACCTTTGACCCCTACGCCATCGTCAGGGCCCGCGACCTCATCAAGCTGCTGGCCCGCAGCGTGCCGTTCGAACAG GCGGTCCGCATCCTGCAGGACGACGTGGCCTGTGACATCATCAAAGTGGGCACCGTGGTCCGCAACAGAGAGCGCTTTGTGAAGCGACGACAGAGACTCATCGGCCCCAAAGGATCCACTCTGAAG GCTCTGGAGCTGCTCACAAACTGCTACGTCATGGTCCAGGGGAACACGGTGTCGGCGCTGGGTCCTTTCAGCGGCCTCAAGGAG GTGCGTAAGGTCGTCATGGATACCATGAAGAACATCCACCCCATCTACAACATCAAG gccCTGATGATCAAGCAGGAGCTGTCCCGGGACGCTGAGCTGAAGAACCAGAGCTGGGAGCGCTTCCTTCCACGGTTCCGTCAGAAGAACGTCTCCAAGAGACGAGAACCTCAGAAGAAGAGCAAGAAGAAGGAGTACACGCCCTTCCCCCCACAGCCCCCAGAGAgcaag gtcgaCCGGGAGCTGGCCAGCGGCGAGTTCTTCCTCCAGGAGACGGAGAAGAAAAGAATGAAGCTGCAAGAGGTCAAG gCTAAGCAGGCTGAGCAGGTCTCCAAGAggcaggaggagagaaagaaggcgTTTGTTCCTCCCAAGGAGAAGGTCTTTGTCCAGAAGAGCCTCCCTAAAG AAGAGAAGCTGGACATCGAAGCCCTGAAGGTAAAGGTGAAGAAGGCCAAAACCAAGAAGCTCGGAGCCCCGCCCATTCCGGCCCCGCCAGCACCACtcgacaagaagaagaagaagaagaaaagggggGAGTTGTAG